One genomic segment of Fusobacterium mortiferum ATCC 9817 includes these proteins:
- the ptsP gene encoding phosphoenolpyruvate--protein phosphotransferase, producing MERLSGNCVYEGIVIGEIYLDIDTNLQNEKENIPFEEIGKENLRLEAGIKKSISDLKNLKIDLKGKVNEKELEIIEAHILLLKDPMYISDIKKLIEKEQKKAEYAVKETTEKFVRLFENIDSPVYRQRMLDIKDVSNRLIEALKSENEDYKEFNNKILITKEIYPTELLKLHKEGVELKGIIMEYGGTTSHLAILAKALKIPTLMGVNDVFNHKWKEKIILDTTEESTCVIADPTDEEIKEYEKKRKKFLRKLNLIKQGAHLPSVTQDGVNINLYLNLGDSEHDKINEIDRELVKGVGLLRTELIYMKSQTFPTEEQQLEKYRQILNSLSKEQPIIIRTLDIGADKQLSYFKMPNEANPFLGLRGIRFSLKYQDIFETQLRAILRISNERNIKIMYPMITTLLEVREANKVLEKVKGDLRKENIPFDENIEVGIMVEVPSVIMMAEAFAREIDFFSVGSNDLTQYILATDRLSETVGELYSSFNPAVLRAIYHVKKAADKYNKKISVCGEMAGDLKAIVALLSLGIKDLSMVESSILSAKSLVRGLEYKTLENIRENILSCETEEQVKNILKEYINY from the coding sequence ATGGAACGATTGTCAGGAAATTGTGTATATGAAGGAATTGTAATAGGAGAGATTTATTTAGATATAGACACAAATTTGCAAAATGAAAAGGAAAATATCCCCTTTGAAGAGATAGGAAAAGAGAATTTAAGACTGGAAGCAGGAATAAAAAAATCAATTTCTGATTTAAAAAATTTAAAAATTGATTTGAAGGGAAAAGTAAATGAAAAAGAATTAGAAATAATAGAGGCACATATTTTATTATTGAAAGACCCAATGTATATTTCTGATATAAAAAAGTTAATAGAAAAGGAACAAAAAAAAGCTGAGTATGCAGTAAAAGAAACAACTGAAAAGTTTGTAAGATTATTTGAAAATATAGATAGCCCTGTATATAGACAGAGAATGTTGGATATTAAAGATGTAAGTAATAGACTTATTGAAGCTCTAAAGAGTGAAAATGAAGATTATAAAGAGTTTAATAATAAAATATTAATAACAAAAGAAATTTATCCAACAGAACTTTTAAAGCTCCACAAAGAGGGAGTCGAATTGAAAGGGATTATAATGGAATATGGAGGGACAACCTCTCATTTAGCTATATTAGCAAAAGCTTTGAAGATTCCTACACTAATGGGAGTAAATGATGTCTTTAATCATAAATGGAAAGAAAAAATTATACTGGATACAACTGAAGAAAGTACATGTGTAATAGCAGACCCGACAGATGAAGAGATAAAAGAGTATGAAAAGAAACGAAAAAAATTCTTAAGGAAACTCAATTTGATAAAACAGGGAGCTCATCTTCCAAGTGTAACTCAAGATGGAGTAAACATAAATCTGTATTTGAATTTGGGAGATAGTGAACATGATAAAATCAATGAAATTGATAGAGAATTAGTAAAAGGAGTCGGACTTCTTAGAACAGAATTAATATATATGAAGAGTCAAACCTTTCCAACTGAAGAACAGCAGTTAGAAAAATATAGACAAATCTTGAATAGTCTTTCAAAGGAGCAACCCATTATAATAAGAACATTAGATATTGGAGCAGATAAACAGCTTTCATACTTTAAAATGCCAAATGAAGCAAATCCATTTTTAGGATTGAGAGGAATAAGATTTTCCTTAAAATATCAAGATATCTTTGAAACGCAGTTAAGAGCTATACTTAGAATTTCAAATGAGAGAAACATAAAAATAATGTATCCTATGATAACTACTTTATTAGAAGTAAGAGAAGCAAATAAAGTATTAGAAAAAGTAAAAGGAGATTTAAGAAAAGAAAATATTCCTTTTGATGAAAATATAGAAGTAGGTATAATGGTAGAGGTACCATCAGTAATAATGATGGCAGAGGCTTTTGCTAGAGAGATAGATTTTTTTAGCGTTGGAAGCAATGATTTAACTCAATATATACTAGCTACAGATAGATTATCTGAAACAGTTGGAGAATTATATAGTTCATTTAATCCAGCAGTGTTAAGAGCTATATATCATGTGAAAAAAGCAGCAGATAAATATAATAAAAAAATCTCTGTATGTGGAGAAATGGCAGGGGATTTAAAAGCGATAGTTGCATTATTGAGCTTAGGGATAAAGGATTTAAGTATGGTAGAATCATCAATTCTATCTGCTAAATCTTTAGTAAGAGGTTTAGAGTATAAAACTTTAGAAAATATAAGAGAGAATATCTTAAGTTGTGAAACAGAAGAGCAAGTAAAAAATATTTTAAAAGAGTATATAAATTATTAA
- a CDS encoding LysE family translocator yields MLGIINYEMYITSCIILALIPGSDTMFILGQSIINSRKSGVYSALGICSGILVHTFLAAFGLSLILRNSITAFNIVKFLGAMYLVYMGIKSIKAKDSLLVAEGEGPKENLKKSFFQGMITNILNPKVALFFLAFLPQFVDTANNYGAIPFAILGLTSFAISGVWCVSLSIFASFIAMFLKKNESFGKIINRVSGTIFIVLGVNLLRAKINS; encoded by the coding sequence ATGTTAGGGATTATAAACTATGAAATGTATATAACATCATGTATAATTTTAGCTTTGATACCTGGAAGTGACACTATGTTTATATTGGGACAATCTATAATCAATAGTAGAAAGTCTGGAGTTTATTCAGCATTAGGAATATGTTCAGGAATATTAGTGCATACTTTTTTAGCTGCTTTTGGATTATCTCTTATTTTAAGAAATTCGATTACAGCATTTAATATAGTAAAATTTTTAGGTGCGATGTATCTTGTTTATATGGGAATAAAAAGTATCAAAGCTAAAGATAGTTTATTAGTAGCAGAAGGAGAGGGCCCTAAAGAAAATCTAAAAAAATCATTTTTTCAAGGAATGATAACTAATATTTTAAATCCAAAGGTTGCACTGTTTTTCTTAGCTTTCTTACCACAATTTGTAGATACAGCAAATAACTATGGAGCAATTCCCTTTGCAATTTTAGGATTAACTTCATTTGCTATTTCAGGAGTATGGTGTGTATCTCTTTCTATTTTTGCATCATTTATAGCAATGTTTTTAAAGAAAAATGAAAGTTTTGGAAAAATAATTAATAGAGTTTCTGGAACAATTTTTATAGTTTTAGGAGTAAATTTACTTAGAGCTAAGATAAATAGCTAG
- a CDS encoding LexA family transcriptional regulator: protein MDFKTYLKVRREALGISQNKFAKMAGITQSYYNGIERGEVKNPPSEEILDKFVSLLLLTPSEGEKLKYLAAIERTPAIILNEIKRLSDEKELSKRQVIKDISNNNTLVPLFSRISAGIGVITDEEPIDYISLPGIKNTENVFAINVKGDSMEPTIKNQSIIICRQGSELRDGEVGAFLVNGESFVKRIKVTKNFFALLSDNPNYQPIYVYPQDEFKVIGKVLKVINDVR, encoded by the coding sequence ATGGATTTTAAAACTTATTTAAAAGTTAGAAGAGAAGCTCTTGGAATTAGCCAAAATAAATTTGCAAAAATGGCTGGTATTACTCAATCATATTATAATGGAATTGAAAGAGGAGAGGTTAAAAATCCACCAAGTGAAGAGATTTTAGATAAGTTTGTTAGTCTATTACTTCTTACTCCTTCTGAGGGTGAAAAATTAAAATATCTTGCAGCTATTGAAAGAACTCCTGCAATTATTTTAAATGAAATAAAAAGATTATCTGATGAAAAAGAACTTTCTAAAAGACAAGTGATAAAAGATATTTCCAATAATAATACTCTTGTTCCTCTATTTTCTAGAATTAGTGCTGGTATAGGTGTTATTACTGATGAAGAACCTATTGATTATATCTCTCTTCCAGGAATAAAAAATACTGAAAATGTCTTTGCTATAAATGTAAAAGGGGATTCTATGGAACCTACTATAAAAAATCAATCTATTATCATTTGTAGACAGGGTTCTGAATTAAGAGATGGAGAGGTTGGAGCTTTCTTAGTAAATGGAGAATCTTTTGTTAAAAGAATAAAAGTTACTAAAAACTTCTTTGCTCTTTTAAGTGATAATCCTAACTATCAACCAATATATGTTTACCCACAAGATGAGTTTAAGGTAATAGGAAAAGTTTTAAAAGTTATCAATGATGTTAGATAA
- the proC gene encoding pyrroline-5-carboxylate reductase: MKLGFIGCGNMGEAFLKGIINSEMVELNNIYVYDKIKGKEISEKYNINILENEVAVVDECNIIFLAIKPNVYFDVIDKIKDNVNSSKIIVAMAPGITMENILDEIDNRNSKIVRTMPNLPLMVQEGCIAYAFNENIEEEEKKFFKELFEKIGVAIETKEELFDAVIGASGSSPAFMFMFIEALADAAVYEGLPRSDAYKLVGQTLVGCGKLFLESGKHPGELKDNVCSPGGTTIVGVRYLEEAGFRGAVIKAVTETIKKSKEMSLKNNNN, from the coding sequence ATGAAGTTAGGATTTATAGGTTGTGGAAATATGGGAGAAGCCTTTTTAAAAGGTATTATAAACTCAGAAATGGTAGAATTAAATAATATATATGTATATGATAAAATAAAAGGTAAAGAAATATCAGAAAAATATAATATTAATATTTTAGAGAATGAAGTAGCAGTAGTTGATGAGTGTAATATTATATTTTTAGCAATAAAACCTAATGTATATTTTGATGTAATAGATAAGATAAAAGATAATGTTAATAGTAGTAAGATAATTGTAGCTATGGCACCTGGAATAACTATGGAAAATATTTTAGATGAAATAGATAATAGAAATAGTAAGATAGTAAGAACTATGCCAAATCTTCCACTTATGGTTCAAGAGGGATGTATAGCATATGCTTTTAATGAAAATATAGAAGAAGAAGAGAAAAAGTTTTTTAAAGAGCTTTTTGAAAAAATTGGAGTAGCTATTGAAACAAAAGAGGAGTTATTTGATGCTGTAATTGGAGCTTCTGGTTCATCTCCTGCTTTTATGTTTATGTTTATAGAGGCTCTTGCTGATGCAGCTGTATATGAGGGATTACCAAGAAGTGATGCCTATAAATTAGTAGGGCAAACTTTAGTAGGATGTGGAAAGTTATTCTTAGAAAGTGGAAAACATCCAGGAGAATTAAAAGATAATGTTTGTTCACCTGGAGGAACTACAATAGTAGGAGTAAGATATTTAGAAGAGGCAGGATTTAGAGGAGCTGTTATTAAGGCTGTAACTGAAACTATCAAAAAATCTAAAGAGATGAGTTTAAAAAATAATAATAATTAA
- the ispH gene encoding 4-hydroxy-3-methylbut-2-enyl diphosphate reductase, with amino-acid sequence MEIIRAKHMGFCFGVAGAISMCHKVSSDEKNRDKRIYILGMLVHNEHVVNQLSKQGFKIVEEMDILQGKDELQKGDIVIIRAHGTSERIFNILKEKEVEIYDATCVFVTQIRKTLVEMEKKGYDILFIGDKNHPEVKGIISFGKRVTVCNDLEELQSIEIDPKKEYCLLTQTTLNKKKLEKIKSYLENSYQNVKILDKVCGATQVRQEAVEELAQQVDMLIVVGGKTSSNTKKLYDISISYNPNTYLIQDENDLKKEWFEGKNKIGITAGASTPEEIVIKIENQIRGIH; translated from the coding sequence ATGGAGATAATAAGAGCAAAGCATATGGGATTTTGTTTTGGAGTTGCTGGAGCTATTAGTATGTGTCATAAAGTTTCTAGCGATGAGAAAAATAGAGATAAAAGAATATATATACTGGGAATGTTAGTCCACAATGAGCATGTAGTAAACCAACTTTCAAAACAAGGATTTAAAATTGTAGAGGAGATGGATATTTTACAAGGAAAAGATGAGTTACAAAAGGGAGATATTGTAATAATTAGAGCTCATGGTACCTCAGAAAGAATTTTTAATATTCTAAAAGAAAAAGAGGTAGAGATATATGATGCTACTTGTGTATTTGTAACTCAAATAAGAAAAACTCTTGTAGAAATGGAAAAAAAAGGGTATGATATATTATTTATAGGAGATAAAAACCATCCTGAAGTAAAGGGGATAATCTCTTTTGGAAAAAGGGTAACTGTTTGTAATGACTTAGAAGAGCTACAAAGTATAGAGATAGATCCTAAAAAAGAGTACTGTCTATTGACGCAAACAACTTTAAATAAAAAAAAGTTGGAAAAAATAAAAAGTTATTTGGAAAATAGCTATCAAAATGTTAAAATATTAGATAAGGTATGTGGTGCTACTCAAGTGAGACAAGAAGCTGTAGAAGAATTAGCTCAACAAGTAGATATGCTCATAGTTGTAGGAGGAAAAACTAGTTCAAATACTAAGAAGTTATATGATATTTCAATTAGTTATAATCCTAATACATATTTAATTCAAGATGAGAATGACTTAAAAAAAGAGTGGTTTGAAGGGAAGAATAAAATAGGTATAACAGCAGGAGCCTCAACACCAGAAGAAATAGTAATTAAAATAGAAAATCAAATAAGGGGGATTCATTAA
- the rplT gene encoding 50S ribosomal protein L20, giving the protein MRVKTGIVRRRKHKKVLRAAKGFRGASGDVIKQAKQATMRAAAYSTRDRKVTKRRMRQLWIIRINTAARLNGLTYSTLMNGLKKAGIVLDRKVLADIALNNAAEFTKLAETAKAAL; this is encoded by the coding sequence ATGAGAGTTAAAACTGGTATAGTTAGAAGAAGAAAACATAAAAAAGTTTTAAGAGCAGCTAAAGGATTTAGAGGTGCTTCTGGTGACGTTATAAAACAAGCTAAACAAGCTACAATGAGAGCAGCAGCTTACTCTACAAGAGATAGAAAAGTAACTAAGAGAAGAATGAGACAATTATGGATCATCAGAATAAATACAGCTGCTAGATTAAATGGATTAACATATTCAACTTTAATGAACGGACTTAAGAAAGCTGGAATCGTATTAGATAGAAAAGTTTTAGCTGATATCGCTTTAAATAATGCAGCTGAGTTCACAAAATTAGCAGAAACTGCAAAAGCAGCTCTATAA
- the rpmI gene encoding 50S ribosomal protein L35, which produces MPKMKTHRGARKRIKVTGTGKFVIKHSGKSHILTKKDRKRKNNLKKDFVVTETLTRHMQALLPYGVGR; this is translated from the coding sequence ATGCCAAAAATGAAGACTCATAGAGGAGCTAGAAAAAGAATTAAAGTTACAGGAACAGGTAAATTTGTAATTAAACACTCAGGAAAAAGCCATATCTTAACTAAAAAAGATAGAAAGAGAAAAAATAACTTAAAGAAAGACTTCGTAGTAACTGAGACTTTAACAAGACATATGCAAGCTTTATTACCATATGGAGTAGGAAGATAA
- a CDS encoding glutamine synthetase III family protein: MNTMLDVFGVNYFSELELKSRVPSSVFKKFKAVQAGEAEMSFEVADVIANAVKSWATEKGATHFTHWFQPLTELTAEKHESFISVTSEGTIMSQFSGKDLIKGEADTSSFPNGGLRSTFEARGYTAWDTSSPMFIKGEGMTKSLYIPTAFVGYNGEALDKKVPLLRSIKSVEAQALRIQRLLGDFNTKHINVTLGVEQEYFLVEKEFWDRRQDLALAGRTLFGNLPPKGQEMNDHYYGTIKERVEIFMSELDAELWKLGVMAKTKHNEVAPNQFEIALMFTSANVSVDQNHLAMDTIKKVANRHGLAALLHEKPFAGVNGSGKHCNWSLATDIGVNLYDPDNLKPDNLQFLLYTMAVIEGIDRYADVLRACTATPGNDHRLGGHEAPPAVISIFLGEQLQELFENIGNASFLETADINETIDIGVRIPKIAKDLSDRNRTSPFAFTGNKFEFRMPGSSASASTPVFMINTIVADILKEYADILEKTDPTKNINKYIIKLIKERYNLHKRIIFNGNGYESSWIDKAKELGLSNLKNTIEGIPVYIREETIELFERNGVLTRNELYSRFKVYSDRYNKQTNIEISTAIRMARNEIYPCVIKYVTNISQMINSVREALKEEEFIQFDKEHLIKVINFKNQLKNCITDLNEGLKVATAIADEYERACYYNNELVPMLNQMRYVVDSLELLVDKTVWPIPTYYDLLFRL; the protein is encoded by the coding sequence ATGAACACAATGTTAGATGTCTTTGGAGTAAATTATTTTTCAGAGCTTGAATTAAAAAGCAGGGTTCCTAGTTCTGTTTTTAAAAAATTTAAAGCAGTTCAAGCCGGTGAGGCCGAAATGTCTTTTGAAGTAGCCGATGTTATAGCTAACGCTGTAAAAAGCTGGGCAACTGAAAAAGGTGCCACTCACTTTACACACTGGTTCCAACCTCTTACTGAACTTACTGCTGAAAAGCACGAATCTTTCATTTCTGTTACTTCTGAAGGGACTATTATGTCTCAATTCTCTGGAAAAGATTTAATAAAAGGTGAAGCTGATACTTCTTCTTTCCCAAATGGTGGATTAAGGTCTACTTTTGAAGCTCGTGGATATACAGCTTGGGATACTAGTTCTCCTATGTTTATAAAAGGAGAAGGAATGACTAAATCTCTTTATATTCCTACTGCTTTTGTTGGATATAATGGAGAAGCATTAGATAAAAAAGTTCCACTTTTAAGATCTATAAAATCAGTTGAAGCACAAGCACTAAGAATTCAAAGACTTCTAGGTGATTTTAACACAAAACATATCAATGTAACTCTTGGAGTAGAGCAAGAGTATTTCCTAGTAGAAAAAGAGTTCTGGGATAGAAGACAAGACTTAGCTCTTGCTGGAAGAACTCTATTTGGAAATCTTCCTCCTAAAGGACAGGAGATGAATGATCACTACTATGGTACTATTAAAGAAAGAGTAGAGATTTTCATGTCAGAGTTAGATGCTGAGCTTTGGAAACTTGGAGTTATGGCAAAAACAAAGCATAACGAAGTTGCTCCTAACCAATTTGAAATAGCTTTAATGTTTACTTCAGCTAACGTTTCAGTTGACCAAAATCATCTAGCTATGGATACTATTAAAAAGGTAGCAAATAGACATGGTTTAGCTGCACTTTTACATGAAAAACCTTTTGCTGGGGTAAATGGTTCTGGAAAACACTGTAACTGGTCATTAGCTACTGATATTGGAGTTAATCTTTACGATCCTGATAATTTAAAACCTGATAATTTACAATTCCTACTTTATACTATGGCAGTTATTGAAGGAATTGATAGATATGCTGATGTTTTAAGAGCTTGTACAGCTACTCCTGGAAATGACCATAGACTTGGAGGACATGAAGCTCCACCAGCTGTAATATCTATATTCTTAGGAGAGCAATTACAAGAGTTATTTGAAAATATTGGAAATGCTTCTTTCTTAGAGACTGCTGATATCAATGAAACTATTGATATTGGAGTACGTATCCCTAAAATTGCAAAGGATTTATCTGATAGAAATAGAACTTCTCCATTTGCTTTTACAGGAAATAAATTTGAATTTAGAATGCCAGGTTCAAGTGCTTCAGCTTCTACACCTGTATTCATGATAAATACTATTGTTGCAGATATTTTGAAAGAATATGCTGATATTTTAGAAAAAACTGATCCTACTAAAAATATTAATAAATATATAATTAAACTTATAAAAGAAAGATACAATCTTCATAAGAGGATAATCTTCAATGGAAATGGATATGAAAGCTCTTGGATAGACAAAGCAAAAGAGCTTGGACTTTCAAATCTAAAAAATACAATAGAGGGTATTCCTGTATATATTAGAGAGGAGACTATTGAATTATTTGAGAGAAATGGAGTCCTTACAAGAAATGAACTTTACTCAAGATTTAAAGTATATAGTGATAGATATAATAAACAAACTAATATTGAAATCTCAACCGCTATAAGAATGGCTAGAAATGAGATTTATCCTTGTGTTATTAAATATGTAACTAATATTTCTCAAATGATAAATAGTGTAAGAGAAGCTTTAAAAGAGGAAGAGTTTATCCAATTTGATAAAGAGCATCTAATAAAAGTTATTAATTTTAAAAATCAACTAAAAAATTGTATAACAGATTTAAATGAAGGATTAAAAGTGGCTACTGCAATAGCTGACGAATATGAAAGAGCTTGTTACTATAATAATGAGCTAGTTCCTATGCTTAACCAAATGAGATATGTAGTTGACTCATTAGAGTTATTAGTTGATAAGACAGTATGGCCTATCCCTACTTATTACGATTTATTATTTAGATTATAA
- a CDS encoding arsenate reductase family protein, whose protein sequence is MSVLFINYPKCSTCVNARKWLEENKIEFESRHIVENNPTKEELKKFIALSGLPAKKFFNTSGILYREMNLKEKLATATEEEMVEILSSNGMLVKRPLVVTDKGVLIGFKKDKWEEFFK, encoded by the coding sequence ATGTCAGTATTATTTATTAATTATCCTAAATGTAGTACATGTGTTAACGCAAGAAAATGGTTAGAAGAGAATAAAATAGAGTTTGAAAGTAGACATATTGTTGAAAATAACCCTACAAAAGAAGAGTTAAAAAAGTTTATAGCTCTAAGCGGATTACCTGCAAAAAAATTCTTTAATACAAGTGGTATTTTATACAGAGAGATGAACCTAAAAGAAAAACTTGCTACAGCTACTGAAGAGGAGATGGTAGAAATTTTATCTTCTAATGGTATGCTAGTTAAAAGACCTCTAGTAGTTACAGATAAAGGAGTTTTAATTGGCTTTAAAAAAGATAAGTGGGAAGAGTTTTTCAAATAA
- the glyA gene encoding serine hydroxymethyltransferase, with protein MNKLYKIDREIFEAIEAEKKRQNEGIELIASENFVSEAVLEAAGSIMTNKYAEGYPDKRYYGGCHIVDIAEKLAIERAKKLFNVNYVNVQPHSGSQANMGVYKALLNIGDTVLGMKLDHGGHLTHGKNVNFSGKDYNIVSYSVSKEDERIDYDEVERIALETKPKMIIAGASAYSRVIDFKRFREIADKVGAYLMVDMAHIAGLIAAGVHPSPVPYAHVVTTTTHKTLRGPRGGVIMTNDEEIAKKIDKTIFPGIQGGPLMHIIAAKAVAFKEALTPEFIEYQKQIVKNAQTLAKVLENGGLRIVSGGTDNHMMLIDVKSKGLTGAQVEKALDMAGITVNKNGIPYDTEKPMVTSGIRVGTPAMTTRGMKEKEMEEIGSFILRVMENIDNETELLKIKEKVKALCLKFPLYQ; from the coding sequence ATGAATAAGCTTTATAAAATTGATAGAGAAATTTTTGAAGCAATTGAGGCAGAAAAGAAAAGGCAAAATGAAGGGATTGAATTAATAGCATCTGAAAACTTTGTATCTGAAGCTGTACTTGAAGCAGCTGGAAGTATAATGACAAACAAATATGCTGAAGGTTATCCTGATAAAAGATACTATGGTGGTTGCCATATTGTAGATATAGCTGAAAAATTAGCTATTGAAAGAGCTAAAAAACTTTTTAATGTAAATTATGTAAATGTTCAACCTCACTCTGGTTCACAAGCAAATATGGGAGTCTATAAGGCACTTCTTAATATTGGAGATACAGTTTTAGGAATGAAATTAGATCATGGGGGACATCTTACTCATGGAAAAAATGTAAATTTCTCTGGAAAAGATTATAATATTGTTTCGTATAGTGTTTCTAAAGAAGACGAAAGAATAGATTATGATGAAGTAGAAAGAATAGCTCTTGAAACTAAACCAAAAATGATAATAGCTGGAGCTAGTGCATATTCAAGAGTAATAGATTTTAAAAGATTTAGAGAGATTGCTGATAAAGTTGGAGCTTATTTAATGGTAGATATGGCACACATAGCTGGACTTATTGCTGCTGGGGTGCATCCTTCACCTGTTCCATATGCTCATGTAGTAACTACCACTACTCATAAAACACTAAGAGGTCCTCGTGGTGGAGTAATTATGACTAATGATGAAGAGATAGCTAAAAAAATTGATAAAACTATATTCCCTGGAATACAAGGTGGACCACTTATGCATATAATAGCTGCTAAAGCTGTGGCTTTTAAAGAGGCTTTAACTCCAGAATTTATAGAGTATCAAAAGCAAATTGTAAAAAATGCTCAAACTTTAGCAAAAGTATTAGAAAATGGTGGACTTAGAATAGTAAGTGGTGGAACTGATAATCATATGATGCTTATAGATGTAAAATCTAAAGGGCTTACTGGAGCTCAAGTTGAAAAAGCATTAGATATGGCTGGTATAACTGTAAATAAAAATGGTATTCCTTATGATACTGAAAAACCTATGGTTACAAGTGGAATAAGAGTAGGAACTCCTGCTATGACAACTAGAGGAATGAAAGAAAAAGAGATGGAAGAGATTGGAAGCTTTATTCTTAGAGTTATGGAAAATATTGATAATGAAACTGAACTTTTAAAAATAAAAGAAAAAGTTAAAGCTCTTTGTTTAAAATTTCCACTATATCAATAA
- a CDS encoding MurR/RpiR family transcriptional regulator, with product MKKKILRYLDDNYNSFSKSFKKIAEYIKYNQSIISFISINELAKETETSPATITRFSKNLGFKGYPDFQKIFQKEVEQQTSYMKGLKNSITERDDSSSVLQEMINTNIELLQEMDVFEIEKSLDQAVDWINSSRKLYILGARGSYALAYYLYFMLKEFREGVELMISGASDFTDKLLYTQPDDLLLTISFHPYTNFTYQVTEFFKEHGNKVITITDKKDSTLGNISDLVLTTKNGEKAYTFVPGTVIINALLVKLGMVDKENTVEKLDKLKEITDRFNIYLDK from the coding sequence ATGAAGAAGAAAATATTGAGGTATTTAGATGATAACTATAATTCTTTTAGTAAAAGCTTCAAAAAAATAGCTGAATACATAAAGTATAACCAAAGTATAATATCTTTTATTTCAATAAATGAGTTAGCTAAGGAGACAGAAACAAGTCCAGCTACAATAACAAGATTTTCTAAAAATTTAGGATTTAAAGGTTATCCAGATTTTCAAAAAATCTTCCAAAAAGAAGTAGAACAACAAACTTCATATATGAAAGGGTTAAAAAATAGTATTACTGAAAGAGATGACAGCAGCTCTGTATTACAAGAAATGATTAATACTAATATAGAGTTATTACAAGAGATGGATGTCTTTGAAATTGAAAAAAGTTTAGACCAAGCAGTCGATTGGATAAATAGTAGTAGAAAATTATATATTCTAGGAGCAAGAGGATCCTATGCCTTAGCTTACTATCTATACTTTATGCTAAAAGAGTTTAGAGAAGGTGTTGAACTGATGATATCTGGAGCATCAGACTTTACAGATAAACTTCTATATACTCAACCAGATGACTTACTACTTACAATATCATTCCACCCTTATACTAATTTTACTTATCAAGTTACAGAATTCTTTAAAGAGCATGGAAATAAAGTAATAACTATTACAGATAAAAAAGATTCAACTTTAGGAAATATTTCAGATTTAGTTTTAACTACTAAAAATGGAGAGAAAGCTTATACATTTGTTCCAGGAACTGTAATAATAAATGCATTATTAGTAAAATTAGGAATGGTAGATAAAGAAAATACAGTTGAAAAATTAGATAAATTAAAAGAGATTACAGATAGATTTAATATCTATCTTGATAAATAA
- a CDS encoding HPr family phosphocarrier protein gives MKSRIVEIKNKAGLHARPSSLFVQLVTGFDSDITVKCDDEEINGKSIMGLMLLAAEQGRKLELIADGPDEDEMLDALVDLIEVKKFNEE, from the coding sequence ATGAAAAGTAGAATAGTAGAGATAAAAAATAAAGCGGGGCTTCATGCTAGACCATCATCACTGTTTGTTCAACTTGTTACAGGATTTGATTCAGATATAACTGTAAAATGTGATGATGAAGAGATAAATGGTAAGAGTATAATGGGTCTTATGCTATTAGCAGCTGAACAAGGAAGAAAATTGGAGCTTATAGCTGATGGTCCTGATGAAGATGAGATGTTAGATGCATTAGTAGATTTAATAGAAGTAAAAAAATTTAATGAGGAATAG